Proteins found in one Syngnathus acus chromosome 9, fSynAcu1.2, whole genome shotgun sequence genomic segment:
- the sdf2l1 gene encoding stromal cell-derived factor 2-like protein 1, with amino-acid sequence MEINLAVLLKSLVYFLLWSHFEGRETDFKDVTCGSLVKLLNTRHSVRLHSHDVKYGSGSGQQSVTGVESADDGNSYWQIRGKANHPCQRGTAIKCGQAIRITHMKTGRNLHTHHFSSPLSNNQEVSAFGENGEGDDLDVWTVQCDGVHWERNDAVRFKHVGTNVFLSVTGEQYGPPIRGQREVHGMTSTNQHNWWQVREGVFIQPSKDPLHQSTHHGEL; translated from the exons ATGGAGATTAATTTAGCAGTTCTTCTGAAATCACTGGTATATTTTCTGTTGTGGTCACATTTTGAGGGAAGAGAGACGGATTTTAAAGATGTCACCTGCGGTTCACTGGTAAAACTCCTCAACACCAGACACAGCGTCCGTCTACATTCTCACGACGTCAAATACGGGTCAG GAAGCGGACAGCAGTCTGTCACTGGAGTAGAGAGTGCAGATGATGGCAACAGTTATTGGCAGATACGAGGAAAGGCTAATCATCCGTGCCAGCGTGGGACAGCAATTAAGTGTGGTCAGGCTATACGCATCACGCACATGAAGACTGGTCGCAACCTTCATACACACCACTTCAGCTCCCCCTTATCTAATAATCAG GAGGTCAGTGCATTCGGAGAGAATGGCGAGGGCGATGACCTGGATGTTTGGACAGTGCAGTGTGATGGTGTCCACTGGGAGCGCAATGATGCTGTGCGATTCAAACATGTAGGTACCAATGTTTTCCTGAGTGTGACAGGTGAGCAGTATGGCCCCCCCATCCGTGGCCAACGGGAAGTACACGGAATGACCTCAACAAACCAACATAACTGGTGGCAGGTTAGGGAAGGCGTCTTCATCCAGCCAAGCAAGGATCCACTCCATCAATCAACCCATCACGGTGAACTCTAA